AATGCCAATGTGCAAACACCAACCTTGGAAGATGTTTTTTTACATTTGACTGGAAGGAAACTTAGAGATTAGGGAGGAATCAAAATGTGGGATTTTCTAAAGAAAGATTTACTTATCCTTGTTCGAGATCGTGCCGAATTGATCTTATTATTGTTGATGCCGTTTATTCTAATCTCTATTCTTGGCTTTGCACTACGCGGATTGATGACTGGTGATACGGAAGTACTTCGTATGCAAGTTGCGATAGTTCAGCAAGATCAAGAAGCAGAAGGGATTGCTCAATTTCAAAATGACCTAGAAAAGCAAAATTTTTCAAATCAAATGGCAACTCAAATGGATAAAGCTGCATCAGAAGTTTTACCTTATCAATTGCTAGGTGAAGTATTAGAGGATGATAGTGTTCGTGCGATGATAGAAGTGATCGAAATGAATAAAAGGGAAGCTGAACGAGCATTGAAGGAAGAAACTATTGAAGCTATCTTAATTCTGCCAGAGAATTTCACTTACCATACATTGAAAAAGATGTTTTTAAACATAGGCGAAGGTAGTCAGTTAGAATTACTTGTTCAACAGGAAGGTGAACTCCAGGCAGGAATTTTTCAAAATATTATGGAAAGCTTTACGCGCTCGGTCAATTTTGAATATGCGATTGCAACAGCATCCGGCGGGCAGGATTTAGAGACAGGCGTTAGGACAGAAAATTTAGGAGAGGTTGAGACTATTTCTACGCGTGACCCAGTCACATCATTTCAATACTATACACTCGCAATAGCTGTCATGTTTGTGATGTATGTTGCATCTACAATTGGAATTAGGGCATATATGGAGAAATATCAGTATGTTTTTAGTCGGATTATTTTAGCAGGGAGATCACCATTTGCGTATTTAAGCGGAAAGTTACTATCAACGATCGCAATTGTCATTATCCAATTGTTCATTCTTTTCACTTTATCAGCTTTTATATTCCAATCTTTCGATGGTGAAAGCTTATCTTTTTGGGGAGGCGTGTTACTAATTTCAATTGTATTGGCAATTTGTGTTGGAAGCTTAGCGACCCTATTAACATCACTATCTGTTCGCTATGATAGTAATAATATAAATGTTGTCTTTTCTGGTGGAGTTGTCACCTTATTCGCATTAGTTGGTGGTAGTTTTGTACCTGCCTCGCAATTCTCGAGTTTTTCTAGTGGAATTGGAGAATGGACACCAAATGGGGCAGCGTTATCTGCATATACAAAATGGTTGCAAGGTGCCGAGTTAATAAATTTACTACCTGAACTTAGTCGGATTATCGCGATAGCTGTTATCCTGTTTCTAATTAGTTTTGTAATTTTCCCGAAAAGGAGGTCTGCAAAATGAAATCCGTATTACTATTACAGTTTACTAGATTGAAGCGAGCCCCTGCACTGGTTTTGTCCTTTTTTATACTGACTATCATATTTGTTGCAATGTTAGCGGGTTCTGAATCAGAAGCGAAAATTACAGTATACACATATAGCGAAACATTAGATACAAATGAAGTAACAAATTGGGTAGCCACCCTTAATCAATCAGATGGATATGATTTTCAATTAGTGGGAAGTTCTGAGGTTAAAGAGCTTATTGAGACTGGAGATATTAACTTTGCGTTACAATTAAATAACTGGAATTACAAGTTTTTAGTTGGCACGGAAGATGAAGAACGAATAGCCGTAGAACAGTATGTAACGCAGGTGTTTAGAGAAGAAATACGTTTAAATGAACTTGTAGGTAAATCAGAAATCGATAAAATAAAATTTCGATCAGAAGTCAAATTGGCAATGGAAAATCCAGTAATAACTGTTAAAACACAAGCCCTAGAAGAAAGTAGTGAAGCTAGTACTCTTTCAGGAAATTATCAACTATTGTTTGGTACGGCGTTACACTTTTCTATTTATACGGTCTTGTTTAGTTTAATGAATATTGTTGATGAGAAACGTCAGGGCACTTGGGATCGCTTAATATTATCACCAATTCGTAAATTGCAAATATATTTGGGTCATTTATGTTACTGTTTTTTAATTGGTTTTCTACAAATCACTTTTGTATTTCTATTTTTTGATTATGTTTATGGTTATGATTTTGGTTTTGGCCCCAACTTCGGTGCCATCTTATTAATTATAGGTAGCTACATTTTTTCTATAGTCGCACTAGGCATGCTTGTGATGGGATTAGTTAAATCAACCCAACAGCTACAGGCAGTCAATCCACTTATTGCAACAGGAATGGCAATGTTAGGTGGTGCATTCTGGCCACTTGAAGCAGTTTCTAATCAGTTATTGCTTGCGTTATCAAAAGGTATGCCAATATTTTATGGAATAAAGGCACTAGAAGAAGTAATTATATACAATAAAGGAATTATGGAAGTCCTCCCATCAATCTCGTTTATGCTATTGTTCGGTGTAATTTGTATGGGAGTTGGAGTTAATTTAATGGAACGAGTGAAAGGTTAGCTTGATTACTCCTTATCGTTATGTAGATAGGGAGTTTTGCTATGTCTGTAATGAGTCTCTATTCGAGTATTTCAACTATAAATACATTGCAACTTCCTTCATTTACCTTTATTCTAATAAAAATGGAGGGGTGTTTATGAAATTCGTATTATTATTTGGACCACAAGCAGTAGGAAAAATGACTATTGGACATGAGTTAGAAAAGGTGACAGATCTAAAACTCTTCCACAATCACATGACGATTGAATTAGTTAAACCGTTTTTTGATTTTGGTACACCTTCGTTTGAGCGTCTTGTACATTTATTTCGAAATGAAATTTTTCAAGAAGTTGCAGCTAGCGAAATGCCTGGGTTGATATTTACATATGTCTGGGCATTAGATCAACAGGAAGATTGGGATTTTGTTGAAAGAGTGAAAACAACTTTTGAGGAAAAAGGTGCTGAAATTTATTTTGTTGAACTGGAAGCGGATCCAGAGGAACGAATAAAGAGAAATAGTACACCACACCGATTAGAGCACAAAGCAACAAAACGAAATATCGAACAATCTGAAAAAAACTTGCGTGAAACAATGGAGCAATATCGTTTAAATTCAAATGAAGGTGAAATTAAACAGGAACACTATCTTCGTATTAATAATACCAATCTGACTGCAGAAGAAGTCGCGAAAGAAATTAAGGAAACATTTGATTTATAATAATGATAAAGGTAAAGGCGTACTTGATTTGATATCAAGTGCGCTTTTTTATTAAGCAATACCATTAAATTAGTATTAAAATAGGACTTCCGAACCTTTATAGGAACAAATGTTCTGTTTTTGGCAAAAACATGCTATACTACAAGCAAATAATTTTCTATTTGGACAGGTTTATTAGTCTCAATAACAAGGAGTTGAAGCTTGTGGGTGTATATGAAAGTTTTATGGTATTGTTTGGGTTTGGTACGTTTTTGATTGCATTACTTGCGTTGATCGTTACCTTGATTAATAAAAAGTAGACCTAACTATTTATCTGGTGGCCAAGTGAGATCTATCGTATGTAATGCTTACCACTATTGCTAAATGCTTTAGTAAAAGCATTTGTCAATGCGCCCTAGGATAGCTGTGGTTTTTGTATTTAATCCGTTTATTTAAATAATCAGTTGACCGGTGTGGTCTAAAATACTATAATGAAACCAATCGACCATGATGGTCTAAAGAGGTGAACCCAATTATCGATAAATTTGCTGGCTTGGACAAGGAAAAACAGAAGCGAATAATAAATGCAGCTCTAGAGGAGTTTGCTGAGCGAGGATATCAGGAAGCGTCAACAAACCGTATAGTTAAAGCGGCTGGTATTGGAAAAGGGATGTTGTTTTATTATTTTAAAAACAAAAAGACATTATACCATTATTTATTGACCGATAGTTTAGATATAATGCTTAATGACTTTTTAGAGGAAATAGATATGAATGAAACAGATTTTATTGAGCGATTACATCAAATTGCTAGAATAAAACTAAAATTATTCATCAAACATCCTCATGTGATTAATTTTCTCGGTACATTCATGTTAGCTCAAGAGGATAACTTACCTGTAGATATCTCAGAAAAATATCAACGACTACAAACGATAGGATTTAGCAAAATGTATGAAGATATTGATCGTAGTTTATTCCGAAGTGATATAGATGTTGAAAAAGCATTCCAATTAATTAGATGGGGAATCGAGGGTTATCAAGAGGAATTAAAGATGCGTTTAAAAGGTAAAAAATTTAATGCGAATGATTTGGAAGCCCATTGGAAGGAATTCTATCAGTATCTAGCTATATTAAAAACTGTTTTCTATCAAAAGGGAGATTCAGGATTATGACCATTTTGCAGGTAAACAATGTGACGAAGAAATTTGTTGAGTTCACGGCATTGGACGGGGTTAATTTAGAAGTAAAACAGGGAGAAATTCACGGATTTATTGGTCCGAACGGTGCGGGTAAATCAACAACGATTCGTGTACTACTCGGTTTACTACAAGCAACCTCAGGTGAAGCGAAAATTTTCGGGAAAGATGCCTGGCGAGACGCTGTGGAGATTCATAAACGATTGGCTTATGTACCAGGTGATGTTAATCTATGGCCGAATTTAACAGGTGGCGAAGTAATCGATCTGTTTTTAAAAATGCGTGGTACTGCAGTTAACCAATCGAAACGTATGGAGTTAATTGAGCGATTTAATCTTGATCCATCAAAAAAATGTCGAACTTATTCGAAGGGTAATCGGCAAAAGATAGCATTAATTGCTGCTTTTACAGCTGAAGCAGATTTATATATTTTAGATGAACCGACATCAGGTTTAGATCCTTTGATGGAACGAGTCTTTCAAACATATGTTGAAGAAGCGAAAGAACAAGGAGCAAGTGTCTTATTATCGAGCCATATTTTATCGGAAGTAGAACGTTTATGTGATCGTGTTGGAATAATTCGAGAAGGAAAAATGATTGAAACAGGGTCATTAACTGAATTACGTCATTTAACTCGTGTTCGCTTAGTTGTAGAAACAAATGAACAAATAAGTGCACTAGCAACAGTCAAAGGTGTCCATGATCTACAAGAACTAGGGAAACGAGCGTATATATTTCAAGTTGATGCTGAAGAATTAAGCCATGTAATGGAATACGTCAGCCGTTTTGGAATTGTGAAATTGGAGAGTACACCACCAACCTTAGAGGACTTATTTATGCGTCATTATGAGGGAGAGATGCAGTAATGACTAATCAATTAATCGATCAGTCAGGTGTATTGTTTCGTTTTTTAGTAAAACGTGAACGGGTTAAGCTGCCAATATGGATCATGTCTATTTTAGTGACAACACTTTCGGTAGCAGTTGCATTTACTGGTTTGTATCAAAGTGTTCAAGAACGACAAGCAATGGCAGAAACAATGCGTAACCCTGCAATGGCAGCATTAGTTGGTCAGGGGTATGGATTGGATAATTATACTGATGGTGCAATGATGGCGCATCAAATGTTATTGATAACAGCAGTTGTAGTAGCGATTATGAATATATTATTAGTTGTTCGGCTCACAAGAGCGGACGAAGAAGATGGTCAGCTCGAAATGTTACGTGCCTTGCCAATGGGTAGATTAGCGCAAACGTATGCTGTTATGATTTTAGTGGTAGGTACAAATGTAGTGATGGCATTTTTAGCAGCAGTTGGCTTATCTGTTCTAGGGATAGATACGATTAATATAAGTGGCTCTTTATTATATGGCGCTGTCTTAGGAACAACGGGGATTTTCTTTGCAGCGGTAACAATGCTAGTTGCACAGCTTTCCGATAATTCGAGGGGTGCAATGATGCTCGCATACACTGTGTTGGGTGTATCTTACTTCATTCGAGCAATTGGCGATGCCGGTAACACAACAATATCTTGGTTTTCACCATTAGGCTTATTGATGGGTGCAGAAGTATATGTAAACAATTATTGGTGGCCCGTATTAGTGACATTGATTGTTTCGGGGCTAGTTATTGTAATGGCATTTTTTCTCAATCAAATACGAGATATAGGATCTGGCTTTTTGCCATCTCAGTCTGGTAAAATGCATGCATCACGCTTTTTGCAAACACCATTAGGTCTAGCGATGAGGCTTCAACGCACACCTATTATTGCGTGGACGATAGGAATGTTTGTTATTGGAGCGTCATACGGATCCGTGTTGGGGGATTTGGATACATTTTTTGAAGAAAATGAAGTGATTAAACAAATGCTGTCATCTGGAGAAGAGATACCCATGACGGAACAGTTTCTATCAATGCTAATGGTAATTATGGCAATGATTGCAACTGTACCAGCAGTTATGACATTGGTTAAAATAAAGGCTGAGGAAAAACAACAACGAACAGAGCATTTATTAGCAAGAGCAATATCAAAACCGAGACTATTAGCCAGCTATTTGATTATTGCATTTCTTACTAGTATTGTGATGTTAGCTGTATCCGTGCTTGGCTTAGCCTCAACTGGTTTAGCGGTGTTGGAAATCGATATTTCGTTCACAACATTGCTACAAGCTATGATAGTTTATCTTCCGGCCTTGTGGGTGATGCTTGGAGTTACTACTTTATTGATTGGAATAGGACCAAGGTTCAGTGCATTTAGCTGGTTCTATCTTTTGTATGCCTTCTTTGTAGTCTATTTAGGCGGATTACTAGAATTCCCAAAATGGCTAGCTAATCTATCACCGTTTGCGCACATACCACAGCTACCAGTAGAGGAAATTAACTATTATTCCTTAATTAGTTTGACTGTAATTGCAGGTGTATTAATACTAATAGGGTTTATTGGATATAGAAAAAGGGATGTACAAGGATGAAATAAGTTCTTGAAGAGAACAGATAAATAGAAAGAAGTCACGGCATCAGCTGTGGCTTCTTTCTATTTATCGGACGAACGCAGAAAATAATTGTTTATGTAACCATTTTCATGTAATGTATACCTGTATCTTTATAGTCAGGGCATTAATCATGGGTTTAGTATTGGCGATTTTCATTAAAAATAGTGATTCAGTAAGAAATGAAGAAGTGTAAATAGTTTAAAACAAAACTTTATCAAGGAGAACTAACAAGCGGTGAGTGAAGAGGATCCCAGTGCTTGAGTTTTCATTTTATATGATGCTGATAAGCGTATTTGATAAGAGGTGATGAAAGTGATAAAAGCAGTTCTGTTTGATCTTGATGGTACATTATTAGATCGAGATACAACAATTAGGAACTTCATTGAGGATCAATATGATCGATTTCGCCATTACTTATATACTGTACCAAAACGTAATTATGTTAATCGCTTTATCGAGTTAGATCAGCATGGTTATGTATGGAAAGATAAGGTATATAAAGAATTAATTGAAGAATACCATTTCGCTGAGTTAACGTGGGAGAGTATGTTAGAAGATTATCTTCTGCACGTCAGTGAACATGCAGTTGCCTATAGTGGCTTAAATGAAATGATTAAAACGCTAAAGAGAAGCGGTTATCATTTAGGTATCATCACGAATGGTAAAAGCGTATTGCAAATGAATATGATAGAAGTATTAAACATAAAGTCGTATTTTGATGTGATACTTATATCAGAATCAGAAGGTATTAAAAAACCTGACCCACTTATTTTTCAAAAAGCGCTTATTTCACTGAAAGTTAGACCAAATGAAAGCATATATATAGGAGATCACCCTAAAAATGATGTCCAAGCAGCAATGTCTATTGGCATGCAAGGAATATGGAAAAGAAATAATAGTACGGCTATAATTGACGCGGATGCAGTTATTGATAATTTGGCAGAGATTCCTAGAATAATAGAGAACATTTCTCATCCTTGATAATAGATTGTTCTTGCTGAAAAGATAAGAATGGATTTGAAAGGCGGGAGGATAAAATGTATATCGTATTTGATATAGGAGGAACCTTTGTAAAGCATGCTCTTATGAGTAGCGACGGAAAAATCATTAATGAAGGTAAATTTTCAACACCAAACAACAGCACAGATGTATTGATTGATCAAATGGTGGAAGTATTTAAATCGTCAACTGATCAAGTAAAGGGAATTGCAATTAGTTGCCCAGGTATGATAGATGTGGATAGTGGAATAGTCTATCATGGAGGAAGTTTGACGTATTTACATAAGCAAAATTTATCTGAATTAGTAAGAAGTCGTTGCGGTGTTTCTGTATCAATAGAAAATGATGGAAAGTGTGCAGCGTTAGCTGAACTTTGGTTAGGTAGTGTAAAGGGGTATAAACATGCAGCTGTCCTTGTTCTCGGAACAGGTGTAGGCGGTGGTTTAATTATTGATGGAAAACTACATCGCGGAAGCAATTTAGCGGCAGGTGAAATGAGCTATATTATGGACGGTTTCAAATTGGAAACAAATAAAGCGACGTTTGTTGGCTTATCCGGTTCTGCTGCTAGAATGGTTGACACAATTGTTAAAACTAAGAATTTAAGAGAAAATGATGGAGAAGCTGCGTTCTCATATATTGTTAATGGCGATGAAGAAGCAACAAATGTATTTAACGATTATTGCAAAAGTATAGCTGTTCAGATTTTAAACTTACAGTATGTACTTGATCCAGATATCTTCGCAATTGGTGGTGGAATTAGTGTGCAACCAATTTTGTTAGATGGGATTAAGCAAGCAATTGAAGATATTAAACATGCTAATCCAATGCATGTTGCTACACCTTATGTTGTTACTTGTAAATTTCGTAGTGCGGCTAACCTTTATGGGGCTTTGTATCATTACTTACAACAATATGAAAAAGTGGAATAGAAAGCGGTACCTAAAGATACAACGATTTTCTTTAGGTACCGTTTTTATTACTGGAACTCTTCTAAATCTATTCCCATAAGAATTCAACGACAACTTTGTCTACTCCAGTATGTTCGTGTAGCCCAGAGTGTGTTGCGGTTTCATCATAAAAAATTTCTTTCTGCATTTGTTTCTCTTGTACGATATCTTCAATGCCTAAAGCACTTGATAAGCTAACAAGACCGTCTGTATCAGTTTCGTTTATTACCCCAGCAATGGCTAATACAGGTACCTGGGAGTTAAAATAATGTTTGTTTTTTATTAACTCTTCAAGTGCACTAGACTGTGTTTTTAAATCCACGGCAGCTTCACCACTATTTACTAAAAAGTAATTCGCTTGATCAATTCCTTTAAAAGGACTGCCTATCACAACCAGTTTTTGGATAGAAGGTGTTTGTGCTTCCTCTGTGTTTGTTAATATGAAGTTTGTTGCCGTTAAACCGCCCATAGAGTGACCAACTAAATTAACCTGTTGTATACCATAAACATCATATAAACGATGAAGTATGTCATGAACCCATTCAGTTTGCTGGTTTATGCTAGCTCTATTCTCTTGGAA
The nucleotide sequence above comes from Paraliobacillus zengyii. Encoded proteins:
- a CDS encoding ABC transporter permease: MTNQLIDQSGVLFRFLVKRERVKLPIWIMSILVTTLSVAVAFTGLYQSVQERQAMAETMRNPAMAALVGQGYGLDNYTDGAMMAHQMLLITAVVVAIMNILLVVRLTRADEEDGQLEMLRALPMGRLAQTYAVMILVVGTNVVMAFLAAVGLSVLGIDTINISGSLLYGAVLGTTGIFFAAVTMLVAQLSDNSRGAMMLAYTVLGVSYFIRAIGDAGNTTISWFSPLGLLMGAEVYVNNYWWPVLVTLIVSGLVIVMAFFLNQIRDIGSGFLPSQSGKMHASRFLQTPLGLAMRLQRTPIIAWTIGMFVIGASYGSVLGDLDTFFEENEVIKQMLSSGEEIPMTEQFLSMLMVIMAMIATVPAVMTLVKIKAEEKQQRTEHLLARAISKPRLLASYLIIAFLTSIVMLAVSVLGLASTGLAVLEIDISFTTLLQAMIVYLPALWVMLGVTTLLIGIGPRFSAFSWFYLLYAFFVVYLGGLLEFPKWLANLSPFAHIPQLPVEEINYYSLISLTVIAGVLILIGFIGYRKRDVQG
- a CDS encoding alpha/beta fold hydrolase, coding for MQKFISKRSKLVSILIVIFSFTCLALVYSNPIQSKDTSEITPTLFIHGFKGGPSSFQNMLTRLEEQKVGSKTMVIRVLSNGELSISGNLTEKENPFVQVIFQENRASINQQTEWVHDILHRLYDVYGIQQVNLVGHSMGGLTATNFILTNTEEAQTPSIQKLVVIGSPFKGIDQANYFLVNSGEAAVDLKTQSSALEELIKNKHYFNSQVPVLAIAGVINETDTDGLVSLSSALGIEDIVQEKQMQKEIFYDETATHSGLHEHTGVDKVVVEFLWE
- a CDS encoding HAD family hydrolase; the encoded protein is MKVIKAVLFDLDGTLLDRDTTIRNFIEDQYDRFRHYLYTVPKRNYVNRFIELDQHGYVWKDKVYKELIEEYHFAELTWESMLEDYLLHVSEHAVAYSGLNEMIKTLKRSGYHLGIITNGKSVLQMNMIEVLNIKSYFDVILISESEGIKKPDPLIFQKALISLKVRPNESIYIGDHPKNDVQAAMSIGMQGIWKRNNSTAIIDADAVIDNLAEIPRIIENISHP
- a CDS encoding TetR/AcrR family transcriptional regulator, with product MNPIIDKFAGLDKEKQKRIINAALEEFAERGYQEASTNRIVKAAGIGKGMLFYYFKNKKTLYHYLLTDSLDIMLNDFLEEIDMNETDFIERLHQIARIKLKLFIKHPHVINFLGTFMLAQEDNLPVDISEKYQRLQTIGFSKMYEDIDRSLFRSDIDVEKAFQLIRWGIEGYQEELKMRLKGKKFNANDLEAHWKEFYQYLAILKTVFYQKGDSGL
- a CDS encoding ABC transporter permease, coding for MKSVLLLQFTRLKRAPALVLSFFILTIIFVAMLAGSESEAKITVYTYSETLDTNEVTNWVATLNQSDGYDFQLVGSSEVKELIETGDINFALQLNNWNYKFLVGTEDEERIAVEQYVTQVFREEIRLNELVGKSEIDKIKFRSEVKLAMENPVITVKTQALEESSEASTLSGNYQLLFGTALHFSIYTVLFSLMNIVDEKRQGTWDRLILSPIRKLQIYLGHLCYCFLIGFLQITFVFLFFDYVYGYDFGFGPNFGAILLIIGSYIFSIVALGMLVMGLVKSTQQLQAVNPLIATGMAMLGGAFWPLEAVSNQLLLALSKGMPIFYGIKALEEVIIYNKGIMEVLPSISFMLLFGVICMGVGVNLMERVKG
- a CDS encoding AAA family ATPase — its product is MKFVLLFGPQAVGKMTIGHELEKVTDLKLFHNHMTIELVKPFFDFGTPSFERLVHLFRNEIFQEVAASEMPGLIFTYVWALDQQEDWDFVERVKTTFEEKGAEIYFVELEADPEERIKRNSTPHRLEHKATKRNIEQSEKNLRETMEQYRLNSNEGEIKQEHYLRINNTNLTAEEVAKEIKETFDL
- a CDS encoding ABC transporter permease, which translates into the protein MWDFLKKDLLILVRDRAELILLLLMPFILISILGFALRGLMTGDTEVLRMQVAIVQQDQEAEGIAQFQNDLEKQNFSNQMATQMDKAASEVLPYQLLGEVLEDDSVRAMIEVIEMNKREAERALKEETIEAILILPENFTYHTLKKMFLNIGEGSQLELLVQQEGELQAGIFQNIMESFTRSVNFEYAIATASGGQDLETGVRTENLGEVETISTRDPVTSFQYYTLAIAVMFVMYVASTIGIRAYMEKYQYVFSRIILAGRSPFAYLSGKLLSTIAIVIIQLFILFTLSAFIFQSFDGESLSFWGGVLLISIVLAICVGSLATLLTSLSVRYDSNNINVVFSGGVVTLFALVGGSFVPASQFSSFSSGIGEWTPNGAALSAYTKWLQGAELINLLPELSRIIAIAVILFLISFVIFPKRRSAK
- a CDS encoding putative holin-like toxin, whose amino-acid sequence is MGVYESFMVLFGFGTFLIALLALIVTLINKK
- a CDS encoding ABC transporter ATP-binding protein produces the protein MTILQVNNVTKKFVEFTALDGVNLEVKQGEIHGFIGPNGAGKSTTIRVLLGLLQATSGEAKIFGKDAWRDAVEIHKRLAYVPGDVNLWPNLTGGEVIDLFLKMRGTAVNQSKRMELIERFNLDPSKKCRTYSKGNRQKIALIAAFTAEADLYILDEPTSGLDPLMERVFQTYVEEAKEQGASVLLSSHILSEVERLCDRVGIIREGKMIETGSLTELRHLTRVRLVVETNEQISALATVKGVHDLQELGKRAYIFQVDAEELSHVMEYVSRFGIVKLESTPPTLEDLFMRHYEGEMQ
- a CDS encoding ROK family protein, whose amino-acid sequence is MYIVFDIGGTFVKHALMSSDGKIINEGKFSTPNNSTDVLIDQMVEVFKSSTDQVKGIAISCPGMIDVDSGIVYHGGSLTYLHKQNLSELVRSRCGVSVSIENDGKCAALAELWLGSVKGYKHAAVLVLGTGVGGGLIIDGKLHRGSNLAAGEMSYIMDGFKLETNKATFVGLSGSAARMVDTIVKTKNLRENDGEAAFSYIVNGDEEATNVFNDYCKSIAVQILNLQYVLDPDIFAIGGGISVQPILLDGIKQAIEDIKHANPMHVATPYVVTCKFRSAANLYGALYHYLQQYEKVE